The following coding sequences are from one Streptomyces venezuelae window:
- a CDS encoding non-ribosomal peptide synthetase, which yields MNGNAARTLPLLDAQEGIWLAQRVSGSRRLYSVGQYVDIHGPVVPHLFERALRQLTDETEILHARFEDDGAGGARMTFPPPETHALLDFHDLTEEEDPRKAAEAWMRAELDQEIASHADRLYAHALFRLAPDHHIWYQRYDHLLMDAYGCSLLARRTADVYTALLTGRPCAPAQHAPLRALMDEESAHRASERQEADRRYWHEHFADRPDLTGIPGHTTPEAGPGDVLRETGHLPSHAVTALRAAAARAEASWPRLVVAAVAAFVGRLGGTDEAILSLPVAGRTGDRARRTPCTMANILPLRVPVTASTSLLDLTRTTDTEIAALLDHQSLRGEQLRRELGWPSGDRWHFGPYVNVMPKAGETLSFGGHRSVVRDLSSRRVEEFGVLVSGAPEGQDMEITFEANSALYDRPWLRSALQAFLRFLTRTTADPSQPVGAVPWLDAAERAHVLDRWNATEGPAAPAADTVPKLLARHLAWSSDAVAVTDGERTVTYAELDRESGRLAAYLAHEGVARGDRVAVVMERSVDLIVALLAVWRAGAAFVPVDVEYPAERVAFLLADSRPTAVLCAEAHRDAIPAVHEACLVVLDDPRVCAAVAGCRADGPGVWVGGGDVAYVMYTSGSSGVPKGVVVAHGAVAGLVGGSGWSVGAGDAVLMHAPHAFDVSLFEVWVPLVAGGRVVVAGAGVVDAGGVRSAVGVGVSVVHVTAGVFRVLAEEFPGCFAGLREVLTGGDVVPAGAVARVRGACPGVAVRHLYGPTEITLCATTHHLGPEARAGRTLPIGRPLADRQVYVLDTTLQPVPAGVVGELYIAGTGLAYGYLGRPGLSAGRFVACPFGDGLGAGRRMYRTGDLVRWTANGDLLFVGRADEQVKVRGFRVEPGEIEAVLAGHEAVGQAVVVARQDGQGAEKRLIGYVVPDGGGRDVDADSLRAYVAERLPEYMVPAAVLVLDALPLTANGKVDRAALPAPDFEGAGTVRGPGTPVEDVLSGLFGEILGLGRVGTDMSFFDLGGDSLSGMRLVARVRAVLDVEVGIGELFGAPTVAGLARCVGERLGSGSGSGSGSGFGRPVLAARVRPDVVPLSFAQQRMWFLNRLEETVPGAASAYNLPLVLRISGALDLAALEAALGDVADRHESLRTVFPEANGVPRQQILDGAAGRPSLITVECAASRVEEVLAEEAGHGFDLRTDLPWRVCVVVVGAGECVLSVVAHHVAVDGWSMGVLARDLERAYGARCEGRAPGWAGLRVQYADYALWQREVLGELEDPASVLSGQLAYWRDRLDGVVQELALPVDRARPVVPSFRGRLVPVAADAETHARLVGVAGRGRATMFMVVHAAVAVLLSRLGAGDDITVGTPTAGREDAALEELAGFFVNTLVLRADVSGDPTFAELVERVRAVDLAAYAHQDVPFERLVEEVNPTRSVSRNPLFQVMLALDHVPEPRWRLRGVEVRSASMRAPAARFDLAVTLTERRDGRGAPAGLDGEILYATDLFDHATALSLADRLARVLQQVAADPDLRLSEIDLLAPAERTQIVRRWNDTATDVPDASVPELFERCAARSPGAVAVRCGGQTLSYGELEARANRLARHLVGLGVGPESRVGLCLPRGVDMVVAELAVWKAGGAFVPLDPEYPPDRLGHVLADSAASVVLGVADTLTAVPVGAARVVLLDDGDIGRALEAESPASLGGRPTRHQLAYVIYTSGSTGRPKGVAVAHGGVANLAAAMCPVLGVGVGVSVLQFASFSFDAAVLDVAATLSGGGTLVIASAAERAEPSALAAVIESAGVSTASVVPSLLSVLDPATVSGVRTWVLGAELLTAGLASRWTPQARVWNTYGPTEATVMATAGPVDAGIGPDDEAPPIGRPLGNVRLYVLDGFLRPVPPKVVGELYIAGAGLARGYAGRPDLTAERFVACPFPGTSGGGERMYRTGDLARWTPDGQLSFAGRADEQVKVRGFRVEPGEVEAVLTRHEAVGQAVVVARQDGGPDSDKRLVAYVVPDDRRLHHQHSRRDDADLIDSIDPIDPIDPVDPQELRAYAARTLPEYMVPVAVLVLDALPLTVNGKLDRAALPAPDFAARVSRREPRTQTEEILCGLFAEVLGLEWVGIEDGFFDLGGDSLSGMRLVARVRAVLDVEVGIGELFGAPTVAGLARCVGERLGSGSGSGSGFGRPVLAARVRPDVVPLSFAQQRMWFLNRLEETVPGAASAYNLPLVLRISGALDLAALEAALGDVADRHESLRTVFPDIDGVPHQQVRHGDAGRPPLVVVRADDMTDGGGTAVDRMLAAQLATGFDLRTDLPWRVCVVVVGAGECVLSVVAHHVAVDGWSMGVLARDLERAYGARCEGRAPGWAGLRVQYADYALWQREVLGELEDPASVLSGQLAYWRDRLDGVVQELALPVDRARPVVPSFRGRLVPVSADAETHARLVGVAGRGRATMFMVVHAAVAVLLSRLGAGDDITVGTPTAGREDAALEELAGFFVNTLVLRADVSGDPTFAELVERVRAVDLAAYAHQDVPFERLVEELNPTRSLSRNPLFQVMLALQNIPEVTWGLPGVDVRPAPLPPELAARFDLAVSVVERRDEHGAPAGLDGEILYATDLFDHATALSLADRLARVLQQVAADPDLRLSEIDLLAPAERTQIVRRWNDTTAPVPDALAPELFGRRVEASPDTVALVSGEQCLTYAELGAEAGRLARYLVGLGVGPEVRVAVVGERSVSLVVALLGVSLAGGVFVPVDAGYPAERVGFVLRDVGPAVVVCSVGSRGVVPEGFAGRVVVVDDPVVAAEIAGCAPGPVQGGERLGALSAAHAAYVIYTSGSTGTPKGVTVSHESLRNLVAENVRRYALDPDSRVLQLVSPSFDVSLADIWPTLCAGGRLVLAPTRLDISGDELSRLLRTRRVTHAAIPPTFLSQLPPEELPDLGLLITGGEAMPAEVRRRWSAGRAMYNQYGVTESTIISTTALIRDSEGPPPIGRPVANTQAYVLDASLRPVPVGVAGELYVAGAGLARGYLGRAGLSAQRFVANPFGPGRRMYRTGDVVRWTGDGELVFAGRADDQIKIRGHRIEPGEIEAALASCPGVRHAAVTIREDRPGEPRLIGYVAADDGTVDGRTVREYVTGVLPEYMVPTAVLVLDALPRTANGKVDRAALPAPDFTGRVTSREPRTATEEIFCSLYADMLGLDRVGAEDSFFELGGDSISSMQLVSRARRAGLVVTPRQVFEEKTPERLAEVAELAGAQAETDDVGVGEVPWTPVMRAFGEKVAGPDFTQWMTLGVPAGLGLDVLTGGVAALLDTHDMLRARTVPGEPKLVVGEPGSVQAEAAVSRVDATAADSGSLDDIAGRAAREAARGLDPAAGTMLRAVWVDAGPDRTGRVVLIAHHLVVDGVSWRVLVPDLRAACEAVAAGRTPRLDPVGTSFRRWSELLTAQATDESRLAELPDWLTLLGEHRRPLAGRALDPHVDTSRTLRRRSWTVPPEQVETLVGRAPAAFHCGVHEVLLATLAGAVTHWRPDTASGLLLDIEGHGREPIDGTDLLRTVGWFTSAHPVRIEVTGTDLDDAMAGGRAAGTLVKAVKEQVRAVPGDGLGYGLLRHLNPRTAPVLRAAPAAEIGFNYLGRFAAAADAGPETAGPGAGAGGVGAWQLAGPTGAGGTDGSDTPAPHVLEGIAVVRDTPDGPELTVTLSRPRRLLTDTDVERIGGTWVRLLAGLAAHTDDPDAGGHTPSDFHLLDLEQDEVDQFQAIAAKLEGGLSR from the coding sequence ATGAACGGCAACGCTGCTCGCACTCTGCCCCTCCTCGACGCCCAGGAGGGAATCTGGCTCGCGCAACGCGTATCGGGCTCGCGCCGGCTGTACAGCGTCGGACAGTACGTCGACATCCACGGGCCCGTCGTTCCGCACTTGTTCGAACGTGCTTTGCGGCAGTTGACGGACGAGACGGAAATACTCCACGCACGATTCGAGGACGACGGCGCGGGCGGCGCACGCATGACGTTCCCGCCCCCGGAAACACATGCCCTCCTCGATTTCCACGACCTCACCGAGGAGGAAGACCCGAGAAAGGCCGCCGAGGCGTGGATGCGGGCCGAACTCGACCAGGAGATCGCCTCCCACGCCGACCGCCTCTACGCGCACGCCCTGTTCCGCCTCGCCCCCGACCACCACATCTGGTACCAGCGCTACGACCACCTCCTGATGGACGCCTACGGCTGCTCCCTGCTCGCCCGCCGCACCGCGGACGTCTACACGGCACTCCTCACCGGCCGCCCCTGCGCCCCGGCGCAGCACGCGCCGCTCCGCGCGCTGATGGACGAGGAGTCGGCGCACCGCGCCTCGGAACGCCAAGAGGCCGACCGGCGGTACTGGCACGAGCACTTCGCGGACCGCCCCGACCTGACCGGCATCCCGGGCCACACCACGCCCGAGGCCGGCCCCGGCGACGTACTGCGCGAGACCGGCCACCTGCCGTCCCACGCCGTCACGGCGCTGCGCGCGGCGGCCGCCCGCGCCGAGGCGAGCTGGCCACGCCTCGTCGTGGCGGCGGTCGCCGCCTTCGTCGGCCGCCTCGGCGGAACGGACGAGGCGATCCTGAGCCTCCCGGTCGCGGGCCGCACCGGCGACCGGGCCCGGCGCACGCCTTGCACGATGGCCAACATCCTGCCGCTCCGCGTCCCCGTCACCGCGTCCACGAGCCTCCTGGATCTCACACGGACGACGGACACGGAGATCGCCGCCCTCCTCGACCACCAGAGTCTGCGAGGAGAACAGCTGCGCCGCGAACTCGGCTGGCCGTCGGGCGACCGCTGGCACTTCGGGCCGTACGTGAACGTCATGCCCAAGGCCGGCGAAACCCTGTCGTTCGGTGGCCACCGGTCCGTCGTGCGCGACCTGTCGAGCCGCCGCGTCGAGGAGTTCGGCGTACTGGTGAGCGGCGCACCCGAGGGCCAGGACATGGAGATCACCTTCGAGGCCAACTCCGCCTTGTACGACCGGCCTTGGCTCCGGTCCGCCCTCCAGGCCTTCCTGCGGTTCCTGACACGGACGACCGCCGACCCGTCGCAGCCGGTCGGCGCGGTGCCATGGCTGGACGCGGCGGAGCGCGCCCACGTGCTGGACCGCTGGAACGCCACCGAAGGACCGGCGGCCCCCGCCGCCGACACCGTCCCGAAGCTGCTGGCCCGCCACCTCGCCTGGTCGTCGGACGCGGTGGCCGTGACGGACGGCGAACGAACGGTCACCTACGCGGAGTTGGACAGGGAATCCGGACGCCTGGCGGCGTACCTCGCGCACGAGGGAGTCGCCCGCGGCGACCGCGTCGCCGTCGTGATGGAGCGTTCGGTCGACCTGATCGTGGCGTTGCTGGCGGTGTGGCGGGCGGGGGCGGCGTTCGTGCCGGTGGATGTGGAGTATCCGGCGGAGCGGGTGGCGTTCCTGCTGGCCGACTCCCGGCCCACGGCCGTGCTGTGCGCCGAGGCGCACCGCGACGCGATCCCCGCGGTCCACGAGGCGTGTCTGGTGGTGCTGGACGACCCGCGCGTGTGTGCGGCCGTCGCGGGGTGTCGTGCGGATGGTCCTGGGGTGTGGGTGGGTGGGGGTGATGTGGCGTATGTGATGTACACGTCGGGGTCGTCGGGGGTGCCGAAGGGTGTGGTGGTGGCGCATGGGGCGGTGGCGGGTCTGGTGGGGGGTTCGGGTTGGTCGGTGGGTGCTGGTGATGCGGTGTTGATGCATGCGCCGCATGCGTTTGATGTGTCGTTGTTCGAGGTGTGGGTGCCGTTGGTGGCGGGTGGCCGGGTGGTTGTGGCGGGTGCGGGTGTGGTGGATGCGGGGGGTGTTCGGTCGGCTGTTGGTGTGGGTGTGTCGGTGGTGCATGTGACGGCGGGTGTGTTCCGGGTGTTGGCGGAGGAGTTTCCGGGGTGTTTTGCCGGTCTGCGTGAGGTGTTGACGGGTGGGGATGTGGTGCCGGCGGGTGCGGTGGCGCGGGTGCGTGGGGCTTGTCCTGGGGTGGCGGTGCGGCATTTGTACGGGCCGACGGAGATCACCCTCTGCGCGACCACACACCACCTGGGCCCGGAAGCCCGGGCGGGCCGGACGCTGCCCATCGGCCGCCCGCTGGCCGACCGGCAGGTGTACGTCCTGGACACGACGCTGCAGCCGGTCCCTGCCGGAGTGGTGGGGGAGCTGTACATCGCGGGAACGGGTCTGGCGTACGGGTATCTGGGTCGGCCGGGTCTTTCGGCCGGGCGGTTCGTGGCGTGTCCGTTCGGCGACGGGCTCGGGGCCGGGCGTCGGATGTACCGCACGGGTGACCTGGTGCGGTGGACGGCGAACGGCGATCTGTTGTTCGTGGGGCGTGCGGACGAACAGGTGAAGGTCCGTGGGTTCCGCGTGGAGCCGGGCGAGATCGAGGCGGTACTCGCCGGGCACGAGGCGGTCGGGCAGGCCGTGGTGGTGGCCCGGCAGGACGGGCAAGGCGCTGAGAAGCGGCTCATCGGGTACGTCGTGCCGGACGGCGGCGGACGTGACGTGGACGCCGATTCGCTGCGCGCATATGTGGCGGAGCGGCTGCCGGAGTACATGGTCCCCGCCGCCGTGCTGGTCCTGGACGCCTTGCCGCTCACCGCCAACGGCAAGGTGGACCGCGCCGCCCTTCCGGCACCCGACTTCGAGGGCGCGGGGACAGTGCGGGGCCCTGGGACACCCGTGGAGGACGTCCTGAGCGGACTCTTCGGCGAGATCCTCGGCCTGGGCCGGGTCGGCACCGACATGTCGTTCTTCGATCTGGGTGGGGATTCGCTGTCGGGGATGCGGTTGGTGGCGCGGGTGCGTGCGGTCCTTGATGTGGAGGTGGGGATCGGGGAGTTGTTCGGGGCGCCGACGGTGGCGGGGTTGGCGCGGTGTGTGGGTGAGCGTCTGGGTTCTGGTTCGGGTTCGGGTTCTGGTTCTGGGTTTGGTCGTCCGGTGTTGGCGGCGCGGGTGCGGCCTGATGTGGTGCCGTTGTCGTTCGCTCAGCAGCGGATGTGGTTCTTGAACCGGTTGGAGGAGACGGTTCCGGGGGCGGCTTCGGCGTACAACTTGCCTTTGGTGTTGCGGATTTCGGGTGCGTTGGACCTCGCCGCGTTGGAGGCGGCCCTCGGTGATGTGGCGGACCGCCACGAAAGCCTGCGGACCGTCTTCCCCGAAGCGAACGGCGTTCCCCGCCAGCAGATTCTGGACGGTGCGGCGGGACGGCCGTCCCTGATCACCGTCGAGTGTGCCGCGTCCCGGGTCGAGGAAGTGCTGGCGGAAGAGGCGGGTCACGGCTTCGATTTGCGTACTGATCTGCCGTGGCGGGTGTGTGTGGTGGTGGTTGGTGCGGGTGAGTGTGTGTTGTCGGTGGTGGCGCATCACGTGGCGGTGGATGGCTGGTCGATGGGGGTGTTGGCGAGGGATTTGGAGCGGGCGTATGGGGCGCGGTGTGAGGGTCGGGCGCCGGGGTGGGCGGGGTTGCGGGTGCAGTATGCGGATTACGCGTTGTGGCAGCGGGAGGTGCTGGGGGAGCTGGAGGATCCGGCGAGTGTCCTGAGTGGTCAACTCGCGTACTGGCGGGACCGGTTGGACGGTGTGGTGCAGGAGTTGGCGTTGCCGGTGGATCGGGCGCGTCCTGTGGTGCCGTCGTTTCGTGGGCGGTTGGTGCCGGTGGCGGCGGATGCGGAGACGCATGCGCGGTTGGTGGGTGTGGCGGGTCGTGGGCGGGCGACGATGTTCATGGTCGTGCATGCCGCGGTGGCGGTGTTGTTGTCGCGTTTGGGTGCGGGGGATGACATCACGGTCGGTACGCCCACCGCGGGGCGTGAGGATGCGGCGTTGGAGGAGTTGGCGGGGTTCTTCGTCAACACGCTGGTGCTGCGTGCGGATGTGAGTGGCGATCCGACGTTCGCCGAGCTCGTGGAGCGGGTGCGGGCCGTGGACCTGGCCGCGTACGCGCACCAGGACGTCCCCTTCGAACGCCTCGTCGAAGAGGTCAACCCGACGCGGTCCGTGTCCCGCAACCCTCTCTTCCAGGTCATGCTCGCCCTGGACCACGTGCCCGAGCCGCGGTGGCGCCTTCGGGGCGTGGAGGTGCGTTCCGCTTCGATGAGGGCGCCGGCCGCCCGTTTCGACCTCGCGGTGACCCTGACGGAACGCCGTGACGGACGCGGGGCCCCGGCGGGTCTCGACGGCGAGATCCTCTACGCCACCGACCTCTTCGACCACGCCACGGCCCTGTCGCTTGCGGACCGGCTCGCCCGCGTCCTCCAACAGGTCGCCGCCGACCCGGACCTCCGCCTCAGCGAGATCGACCTCCTGGCACCCGCCGAACGCACACAGATCGTGCGGCGCTGGAACGACACGGCGACCGACGTCCCGGACGCGTCGGTACCGGAGCTCTTCGAACGGTGCGCGGCTCGTTCGCCCGGGGCGGTCGCGGTCAGGTGCGGAGGTCAGACCCTGTCGTACGGGGAGCTGGAGGCGCGGGCGAACCGGCTGGCCCGACATCTGGTGGGGCTCGGGGTCGGTCCCGAGTCACGGGTGGGGCTGTGCCTGCCGCGGGGCGTCGACATGGTCGTCGCGGAGCTGGCGGTGTGGAAGGCGGGCGGTGCGTTCGTCCCGCTGGACCCGGAGTACCCGCCGGACCGCCTCGGCCACGTGCTCGCCGACAGCGCGGCGTCCGTCGTGTTGGGCGTCGCGGACACCCTCACAGCGGTTCCCGTGGGTGCGGCGCGAGTGGTCCTCCTGGACGACGGAGACATCGGGCGGGCGCTGGAGGCGGAGTCCCCCGCCTCACTCGGCGGGCGGCCGACCCGGCACCAACTGGCCTATGTGATCTATACGTCGGGTTCGACGGGTCGTCCCAAGGGTGTGGCGGTCGCGCACGGTGGTGTGGCCAATTTGGCGGCGGCGATGTGTCCGGTGCTGGGTGTGGGTGTGGGTGTTTCGGTGTTGCAGTTCGCGTCGTTCAGTTTCGACGCGGCGGTGCTGGATGTTGCGGCGACGCTGTCCGGGGGCGGCACGCTGGTGATCGCTTCCGCGGCCGAGCGGGCTGAGCCGTCGGCGCTGGCGGCGGTGATCGAGTCGGCGGGGGTGAGCACGGCCAGCGTCGTGCCGTCCCTGCTGAGCGTCCTGGACCCGGCCACGGTCTCCGGCGTACGCACCTGGGTGCTCGGAGCCGAGCTCCTCACCGCCGGCCTCGCGAGCCGCTGGACGCCACAGGCGCGGGTGTGGAACACGTACGGCCCGACGGAAGCCACGGTGATGGCCACCGCAGGACCCGTCGACGCCGGGATCGGGCCGGACGACGAGGCACCGCCCATCGGACGCCCGCTCGGCAACGTACGCCTGTACGTCCTTGACGGATTCCTGCGCCCCGTCCCGCCGAAAGTCGTCGGCGAGCTGTACATCGCGGGTGCGGGCCTCGCCCGAGGCTATGCGGGGCGGCCGGACCTGACGGCTGAACGCTTCGTGGCGTGCCCGTTCCCCGGAACCTCCGGCGGCGGCGAACGCATGTACCGCACCGGGGACCTGGCCCGCTGGACGCCCGACGGGCAGTTGTCGTTCGCCGGCCGCGCGGACGAGCAGGTGAAGGTGCGCGGGTTCCGCGTGGAGCCCGGGGAGGTCGAGGCCGTGCTGACCCGGCACGAAGCGGTCGGCCAGGCGGTCGTCGTGGCCCGCCAGGACGGCGGACCGGACAGCGACAAACGCCTCGTCGCCTACGTGGTCCCCGACGACCGGCGGCTTCACCACCAGCACTCGCGTCGCGACGACGCCGACCTCATCGACTCCATTGATCCCATCGACCCCATCGACCCCGTCGACCCCCAGGAACTGCGCGCGTACGCGGCCCGGACCCTGCCCGAGTACATGGTCCCGGTGGCCGTGCTGGTCCTGGACGCCCTGCCGCTCACCGTGAACGGCAAGCTCGACCGGGCGGCTCTCCCCGCTCCCGACTTCGCCGCCCGCGTATCCCGGCGCGAACCGCGGACGCAGACCGAGGAGATCCTGTGCGGCCTGTTCGCGGAGGTACTCGGCCTGGAGTGGGTCGGGATCGAGGACGGGTTCTTCGATCTGGGTGGGGATTCGCTGTCGGGGATGCGGTTGGTGGCGCGGGTGCGTGCGGTCCTTGATGTGGAGGTGGGGATCGGGGAGTTGTTCGGGGCGCCGACGGTGGCGGGGTTGGCGCGGTGTGTGGGTGAGCGTCTGGGTTCTGGTTCGGGTTCTGGTTCTGGGTTTGGTCGTCCGGTGTTGGCGGCGCGGGTGCGGCCGGATGTGGTGCCGTTGTCGTTCGCTCAGCAGCGGATGTGGTTCTTGAACCGGTTGGAGGAGACGGTTCCGGGGGCGGCTTCGGCGTACAACTTGCCTTTGGTGTTGCGGATTTCGGGCGCGTTGGACCTCGCCGCGTTGGAGGCTGCGCTGGGTGATGTGGCGGACCGCCACGAAAGCCTGCGGACCGTCTTCCCCGACATCGACGGCGTCCCCCACCAGCAGGTGCGGCACGGCGATGCCGGACGGCCGCCTCTGGTCGTCGTGCGGGCCGACGACATGACCGACGGGGGCGGGACCGCTGTCGACCGCATGCTCGCCGCGCAGCTGGCGACCGGCTTCGATTTGCGTACTGATCTGCCGTGGCGGGTGTGTGTGGTGGTGGTTGGTGCGGGTGAGTGTGTGTTGTCGGTGGTGGCGCATCACGTGGCGGTGGATGGCTGGTCGATGGGGGTGTTGGCGAGGGATTTGGAGCGGGCGTATGGGGCGCGGTGTGAGGGTCGGGCGCCGGGGTGGGCGGGGTTGCGGGTGCAGTATGCGGATTACGCGTTGTGGCAGCGGGAGGTGCTGGGGGAGCTGGAGGATCCGGCGAGTGTCCTGAGTGGTCAACTGGCTTATTGGCGGGACCGGTTGGACGGTGTGGTGCAGGAGTTGGCGTTGCCGGTGGATCGGGCGCGTCCTGTGGTGCCGTCGTTTCGTGGGCGGTTGGTGCCGGTGTCGGCGGATGCGGAGACGCATGCGCGGTTGGTGGGTGTGGCGGGTCGTGGGCGGGCGACGATGTTCATGGTCGTGCATGCCGCGGTGGCGGTGTTGTTGTCGCGTTTGGGTGCGGGGGATGACATCACGGTCGGTACGCCCACCGCGGGGCGTGAGGATGCGGCGTTGGAGGAGTTGGCGGGGTTCTTCGTCAACACGCTGGTGCTGCGTGCGGATGTGAGTGGCGATCCGACGTTCGCCGAGCTCGTGGAGCGGGTGCGGGCCGTGGACCTGGCCGCGTACGCGCACCAGGACGTCCCCTTCGAACGCCTCGTCGAAGAGCTGAACCCCACCCGCTCCCTCTCGCGCAACCCGTTGTTCCAGGTGATGCTCGCCCTCCAGAACATTCCCGAGGTCACCTGGGGCCTGCCGGGCGTGGACGTCCGCCCCGCACCCCTGCCGCCCGAACTCGCCGCCCGTTTCGACCTGGCCGTGTCCGTCGTGGAGCGCCGTGACGAACACGGCGCCCCCGCCGGTCTCGACGGCGAGATCCTCTACGCCACCGACCTCTTCGACCACGCCACGGCCCTGTCGCTTGCGGACCGGCTCGCCCGCGTCCTCCAACAGGTCGCCGCCGACCCGGACCTCCGCCTCAGCGAGATCGACCTCCTGGCACCCGCCGAACGCACACAGATCGTGCGGCGCTGGAACGACACGACGGCGCCCGTCCCGGACGCCCTGGCCCCCGAACTGTTCGGCCGACGGGTCGAGGCGTCGCCGGACACCGTGGCGTTGGTGTCCGGCGAACAGTGCCTCACCTACGCGGAGTTGGGGGCGGAGGCGGGCCGTCTGGCGCGGTATTTGGTGGGGTTGGGTGTGGGGCCTGAGGTGCGGGTGGCTGTGGTGGGTGAGCGGTCCGTGTCGTTGGTGGTGGCGTTGTTGGGGGTGTCGTTGGCGGGGGGTGTGTTCGTTCCGGTGGATGCGGGTTATCCGGCGGAGCGGGTGGGGTTTGTGCTTCGTGATGTGGGTCCTGCGGTGGTGGTGTGCTCGGTGGGGTCGCGGGGTGTGGTGCCGGAGGGGTTTGCGGGTCGGGTCGTGGTGGTGGATGACCCGGTGGTGGCGGCGGAGATCGCCGGGTGCGCTCCCGGACCGGTGCAGGGCGGGGAGCGGCTGGGGGCGTTGTCGGCCGCGCATGCCGCGTACGTCATCTACACCTCCGGTTCCACCGGCACCCCCAAGGGCGTCACCGTCTCGCACGAAAGCCTGCGCAACCTCGTCGCGGAGAACGTGCGGCGCTACGCCCTCGACCCGGACAGCCGGGTCCTGCAACTCGTCTCGCCGAGCTTCGACGTCTCCCTCGCCGACATCTGGCCCACCCTGTGCGCGGGCGGCCGACTCGTGCTCGCCCCGACCCGCCTGGACATATCCGGCGACGAACTCTCCCGCCTGCTGCGCACCCGGCGCGTCACCCATGCCGCGATCCCCCCGACCTTTCTCTCGCAGCTGCCCCCGGAGGAACTGCCCGACCTGGGCCTGCTCATCACGGGCGGCGAGGCCATGCCGGCGGAGGTGCGCAGGCGCTGGTCGGCCGGACGCGCCATGTACAACCAGTACGGGGTCACCGAGTCGACGATCATCTCGACGACCGCCCTGATCCGCGACAGCGAGGGGCCGCCCCCGATCGGGCGCCCGGTCGCCAACACCCAGGCGTACGTCCTGGACGCGTCTCTGCGCCCCGTCCCCGTGGGTGTGGCGGGGGAGCTGTACGTCGCCGGTGCCGGGCTCGCCCGCGGCTACCTGGGCCGCGCGGGCCTCTCCGCCCAACGGTTCGTGGCGAACCCGTTCGGTCCCGGCCGCCGGATGTACCGCACCGGCGACGTCGTCCGCTGGACCGGCGACGGCGAGCTCGTCTTCGCGGGCCGCGCCGACGACCAGATCAAGATCCGGGGCCACCGCATCGAACCCGGCGAGATCGAGGCCGCCCTCGCGAGCTGCCCCGGCGTACGCCACGCCGCCGTCACCATCAGGGAGGACCGGCCCGGCGAGCCGCGCCTCATCGGCTACGTCGCCGCGGACGACGGCACGGTCGACGGCCGGACGGTCCGCGAGTACGTCACCGGCGTACTCCCCGAATACATGGTGCCGACGGCCGTACTGGTCCTCGACGCCCTGCCGCGCACCGCCAACGGCAAGGTCGACCGGGCCGCGCTGCCCGCCCCCGACTTCACGGGACGCGTCACGAGCCGCGAGCCGAGGACCGCCACCGAGGAGATCTTCTGCTCGCTGTACGCCGACATGCTGGGCCTCGACCGGGTCGGCGCCGAGGACAGCTTCTTCGAGCTGGGCGGCGACTCGATCAGCTCGATGCAACTGGTGTCCCGGGCCCGCCGCGCCGGTCTGGTCGTGACGCCCCGGCAGGTCTTCGAGGAGAAGACCCCGGAACGCCTCGCGGAAGTGGCGGAGCTCGCCGGGGCCCAGGCCGAGACGGACGACGTCGGCGTCGGCGAAGTGCCGTGGACGCCGGTGATGCGGGCCTTCGGGGAGAAGGTCGCGGGCCCGGACTTCACCCAGTGGATGACACTCGGCGTACCGGCCGGGCTCGGCCTCGACGTCCTCACGGGCGGCGTCGCCGCGCTCCTGGACACCCACGACATGCTGCGCGCCCGCACCGTGCCCGGCGAGCCGAAGCTGGTCGTCGGCGAGCCCGGGTCGGTCCAGGCGGAGGCCGCGGTGTCCCGCGTCGACGCGACAGCCGCCGACAGCGGGTCCCTGGACGACATCGCGGGCCGGGCAGCACGGGAAGCGGCCCGCGGGCTCGACCCGGCGGCAGGAACGATGCTGCGGGCCGTCTGGGTCGACGCGGGCCCGGACCGCACCGGCCGCGTGGTCCTGATCGCCCACCACCTGGTGGTGGACGGCGTGTCCTGGCGCGTCCTCGTCCCGGATCTGCGGGCCGCCTGCGAGGCGGTGGCCGCGGGCCGCACACCCCGGCTCGACCCAGTGGGAACGTCCTTCCGCCGCTGGTCCGAACTCCTGACCGCACAGGCGACGGACGAGTCCCGCCTCGCGGAACTGCCGGACTGGCTGACCCTGCTCGGGGAACACCGGCGACCCCTGGCGGGCCGGGCCCTGGACCCGCACGTCGACACCTCCCGCACCCTGCGCCGCCGCTCGTGGACCGTTCCGCCGGAGCAGGTCGAAACGCTGGTCGGCAGGGCACCGGCCGCCTTCCACTGCGGGGTGCACGAGGTGCTCCTCGCCACCCTCGCGGGCGCGGTGACGCACTGGCGCCCCGACACCGCCTCCGGGCTGCTCCTCGACATCGAGGGACACGGGCGCGAGCCGATCGACGGGACCGACCTGCTGCGCACCGTCGGCTGGTTCACGAGCGCACATCCGGTGCGTATCGAGGTGACCGGCACGGACCTGGACGACGCTATGGCCGGCGGCAGGGCTGCCGGTACGTTGGTGAAGGCCGTCAAGGAGCAGGTGAGGGCGGTCCCCGGAGACGGACTCGGCTACGGCCTGTTGCGCCATCTGAACCCCCGGACGGCCCCGGTCCTGCGGGCCGCACCGGCGGCGGAGATCGGCTTCAACTACCTCGGCCGGTTCGCGGCGGCGGCCGACGCCGGACCAGAGACCGCGGGCCCCGGGGCGGGCGCCGGAGGGGTCGGCGCCTGGCAGCTGGCGGGGCCGACCGGAGCCGGCGGCACGGACGGCTCGGACACACCGGCCCCGCACGTACTGGAGGGCATCGCGGTCGTCCGGGACACACCGGATGGCCCCGAACTCACCGTCACGCTCAGCCGGCCGCGACGGCTCCTCACCGACACCGACGTGGAACGGATCGGCGGGACCTGGGTGCGGCTGCTCGCCGGCCTAGCCGCCCACACCGACGACCCGGACGCGGGCGGACACACTCCGTCCGACTTCCACCTCCTCGACCTGGAGCAGGACGAGGTCGACCAGTTCCAAGCGATAGCAGCGAAGCTCGAGGGAGGCCTGTCCCGGTGA